The segment GATCAGAACCGCATTGTCCGCCTCCGGCGTCAGCGTTCCGACCGTCTCGTAGCGGATGTTGACCTGCTTGAGCTCGCGGCCGCAATCAAGCGGCAGCGGCTCAGCAAGCAGGAAATTCTGTGGCGTGGTGATGAGCAACTTGATGAGGCCCTCCTCTGATATCGGTACTCAAATTACGTAATATACACGGCGGAGGCCTGCAAATCAAGTTCAAACATCACGTTTTTGCGATTTCGCTCCGCGGCCGGCGGCCGGGCGGAATCACTTTTCTGCTCCAGGCAGAAGTTTATCGAGCAGCTTCGCACATGCCATGCCGGCCACCGATTTGCCGAGCTCCGGCAGCTTCTTCTGCGCCTCAAGCTCCGCCCCGAGTCCGGGCCAGGCGGGAGAGAGTGCAAGCGGTTTGCCGCCGCTGCGCGCCAGCGCCTCTTCGGCGGCCTTCCGCGCCTCCTCGAAACGGTTCTGCTTCAGGTAAGCGAGTATTTTCACCGCGTCGCTTTCGGCCGAAGCCGGATTCATGGCAACGATCTCCAGCGCCTGCGCACAGCTGCCGGTCTGAATGTGTCCGAAGGCCATCTGCAGCGGCAGCAGCCGGTTGCCGGTATCGATCTCGGAGAGCTGGCGGTAATACCAGAGCGCGCTGGTCCAGTCGCCGTTCGCGGCCGCCTCGGCCGCGGCGGTCGACATGAAGGCGGCCAGCTCGCGCTGCTCGGAGAGCTGTTTGCCGAGTTTCGGTTCGAGCCCGGCATCGGGCCCGGCCCCGAGCAGCCGCGCCTGCCGGTAGAACTCGGCGGCCTCTTTCTCCTTACCGTCCGCCAGCCGCAGCCGGGCCAGGCCGAGCAGCGGCTCCGGCGAAGCCGGGTCCAGCTTCGCCGCCAGTTCGAAACCGGCGGCGGCATCCGTCTGCCGTCCGCTGCCGGCAAACGCTTTCGCGCGGGCCATCTGGAGCCGGAAATCCTTCGGACGCTCCTTCAGCGGCGTTTCGAGCACACCGAGCGCATTGCCGAATTTACCGAGTCCGATCAGCGCTTCGGCGCGGGCCGCGGCAACCACCGGATCGTTCGGATTGCGGGCCGACGCCTTCGCCAGCAGCGGTTCGGCCCGGGCGAACTCCTCGCGCCGCAGATAGAGATTGCCGAGCCGCAGCGCCGCCTCGGCGTTGCCGGGCTCGGCGGCAAGCGCAGCCTCATAATTCCAGATCGCGAGCTCCCAACGTTCCGCGGCCTCCTCCCGGCGGCCGGCGGCAAGCAGTTCCGCCGGCGTCCGGTCGGCGGGCGCGGCGACGCCCGAAACAGCCGGAACCGGTTCGGCCGGAACCGCCGCGGCAACCGGGCGCGCTTCAAGCTCACCCTTCAGTCTGGAGACCTCCTCCGCCAGCGACTGATTCCGCTTCTGCTCCGCAAGGAACTTCGCGGCAACGGCCTCCAGCTCCTTCAACCGCGTCTGCGCGGCCGCCAGCGCCGTCTTCGACGCATTCAGCTCCTCCGCCGCCTTGCGGCCGGCGGCAAGCTCCTTCTGCATCGCCTGAAAATTGACCTGCAGCGTCTTGAACTCCGGCTCGAGTTTTCCGAGCCGCGCCAGACCCTCCCCGGCCTTTTTGAGCTTCTCTTCGGCAAGCAGGAGAGCGGACTTCTTCCCGGCGAGCTCCGTCGTCGCGGCCGCCAGCGCCTTCTCCTGAGAACTTTTCTGGTCGAGCAGCACTTTCAGCTCCCGGTTCTGGGTTGCGAGCTGCTCCTTGAGCGCTTTGATCTCCGCAGCCAGCTCGCGGTTCGCGGCGTCACCCGCTTCGATGCTCTTCGACACGGCCGAATCGCGGTTTTTCAGCTGCTCTTCGAGTTTGGCGCAGCGCTCGCTCCAGCTTTTCATATCGCCCTCGAGCTTCACGTTGCGCTCGCGCAGGTTCCTGAGTTCAACCGACGAAAGCTCTCCGGAGGCTTTTTCGAGCTCAAGCTGCTTCGTCAATGCGGCATTCTCCTTTTCGACCGCAAGACGGAGCACTTCGATCCTCTGAAGCGCTTCGCGCTGCTGAACCAGCTCAAGCTGTGCGGCGCGATGCTGGTTTTTCAGCGTAAGCGCCTCGACGGCGGCGGCTTCGAGCGCCTTCCCGACAGCAGCGGCCTCCTCCTTGAGTCTCTTGTTCTCGGCCAGCATCTCCGCACTCAGGCCGGAGCCGCCGCCTTTGACGGCATCGGCGAGGCGGCGGTTCAGAACCGTAACCTCGGCGGTGCGCGCGGTCAGACTCTCCTCGGCCGTTTTGAGCTTCAGGCCGGTTTCGGCGGCAGCGGCTTCGGCGGCGGCCAGCTGCTTGACCGAATCGTCCTTATAGCGGCGCAGCTCCTCGAGTTCGCGGGTGATGCGCAGGACGTCGGCCGCGCTTTTGCGGGACTCCGCCTCGGCGAAGCTTTTCTGCCGGTCGAGTTCAATCAGGTCCTTGTCGAGCTTCTGGCCGCGCGTCTCCGCCAGCTGCAGGCGCTTGGCCAGCTGCCCGGAATTCAGCTTCTCTTCGACGAGCTGCTTGCGGAGCTCCTCGAGCCGGGCGTCCGGCTCCTGCAGTTTTCTCTCCTGCGCCTTGTTCAGCTGTTCGAGCAGCGTACACTTCTCCTGCAATACCCGCTGCTCCCGCAGCAGCTTCAGGGCATCGACCTCGCTGGCCTTCAGCCGGTCGTTCTCTTTGCGCAGCAACTCGTTCTCCGCAGTCAGGTCGAACAGCTTCTTGCGGAAAAGCTCGAGCTCGTTCTTCCGGCTCTCCTGCTCGACGAAGTCGATGCCGCCGGGCGCGGCCGGAACCTCGGGCTCCGGTGCGGAGGGCGCGGCTTCGGCACCGAGCAGCTTCCGGACATTCGCGATTTCGCGCTCGCTGTCGGCGATCCGGGTCCGGATGACGTTCTGATCCCAATCCGGCCGCGTCCGCTGGATTTCACGATACAGTTCAAGCGATTTCTGAAAAAACTCAAGCGCCCGCGTATACTCGCCGCGGTCACGCGAAGCCTCGCCTTTCAGGTAAGTTTCATATCCCTGCCGCCAGGTGTCCCAGGCATTTTTGGCGGCGCCGGACAGAAACGGCACGGCGGCCGCCAGCAGAGCCAGCAAAATAACGCGTCTCATATCGTATACTCCAGAAATTTATGCCGGTGCACCGGGCCGATGGTGAAAACCAGCTCGAGCTCTCCGGCTTCGTCATAGCGCTCCTCGTAGATCCGGCCGCTGGCGTGAGCGAGCGCGGCCAGATCGTGCCGCCCGGGCGGAAGCTTGACCCGGAGCAGCTGGAAATTCTCGGCGGCGATGGCGGTCAGCCGCGCCTTCAGGGCATCGACTCCCTCGCCGGTATGGGTTGAAATGTAATACGCTCCCGGAAAGAGTCCGTTCAGCCGGGCCAGCAGCACAAGCTCCGCGTCGCGGTCCAGCAGATCGAGCTTGTTGAAGACAACGATGATCTTCTTCTCATCGGCGCCGAGCTCCTTCAGCACGGAGAGCGTCGTCTCCCACTGGGCGTCAAGCTGGCCGGACGAAATATCGAGGACCAGCAGCAGGAAATCGGCGAGCACCGCCTCTTCCAGCGTCGACTTGAACGCCTCGACAAGCGAATGCGGCAGCTTGCGCACGAATCCGACCGTGTCGGTCAGCAGCACCTCGAGATTCTCCCCGAGCGGAACCCGGCGCGTCGTCGGGTCGAGCGTGGCGAAGAGCTGGTCCTTGACCAGCAGCTCGGAACCGGAGAGCGCCTGCAGCAGCGAGGACTTCCCGACATTCGTATAGCCGACGATCGCGCCGTGCGGCACGAGGTTGCGCCGCCGGGACTTGCGCTGGGTTTCGCGCTGTTTGCGGACCGTTTTGAGCTCTTCTTCGAGCTGCCGGATGCGGCGGCGCAGGAGCCGGCGGTCGGTTTCGATCTGCGCCTCGCCCTCGCCGCGGGTCGTCGCGCCGCCGCCGTGCTGGCGGGAGAGGTGGGTCCAGGCACGGGTCAGCCGCGGCAGCGAATATCGGGTGCGGGCGAGCTCGACCTGAAGCACGGCCTCGCGGGTCGAAGCGCGTTCGGCGAAGATATCGAGGATGACCTCTTCGCGGTCGATGACGCAGCTATGGGTCAGCCTCTCCCAGTTGCGCTGCTGAGACGGAGTGAGCGGATTGTCGAAAATCAGGCAGTCGGCCTCGCACTCCTGCAGCAGCTGCGCGATTTCCCGCGCCTTGCCGGTACCGACGCAATACTGCGGCATGGGGGAGTGGAGATTGACGACGACCGGTTCGAGCGGAACGATATCGAGATTCCGGACCAGATCGGCCAGTTCATCGAGATGTTCTTCCACCTCGGCCGCAGTCTCATCCGGAGTGCGGATGCCGACGAGCAAAGCGCGTTCGACCTTCTTTCGGGAGTCTTCTGCCATATCGATCATATGAGGACAAATTCTTTCTGATGGAAACGATTACACATTTCTTAACAATACACCGTTCCGCGGGATTTTCCAGAAGGAAGGCGGAAAATATATGGAAAAACCCTCCCTCCCGATTGCGAAAAGCCGCAATCCGGGCTATAGTAAGCCTCCGGACGCGCGAATGGCGGAATGGCAGACGCCCCGGATTTAGGTTCCGGTGCCGCAAGGCGTGGGGGTTCAAATCCCCCTTCGCGCACCATAATTCAACCTCAGATATACGAACTGCCTGCAATAAAAACATTATTTTTTCACGGGCTGAATTGCGGCAGTTTTGCAGCCGAAAAAGTTTTTCGAAGGGATGGCGTTGCCGGCGGATGTTTTTCCGGAATTCTCAATGAACTCAGGCGGCTGAATGAGAACCTGAAAACAAGCAGACAGCCCGAACTACGCAAAATGCGGAAAAGCGCCGGTTCCATTTCCCGGCGATGGAGCCATCGACAGATTCCATCGCATGTCCTCGCGGAATTTTCCCGGCACGGCGGAAATTTCCGTCGGCCGCAAGCGGCGAAATATTTCCGGGCGGCCGGAGTGGAATTCAGCCGCGAGTCGTGGTATTTTATCGGAACAGACACAATATACAGGAAAAAGCCATGAATCATGCGGGAAGATGGGCCGCCGCCTTGTGCTGCGCGGCGGCGACTCTGTACGGCGCCGAGTGGCGGCAGTCGTTCGACGGCGAACCTTACACCTGCGCCATGCCGGCTGACAAGGCGTGGGCGTTGAGCGACCAGCTCGAAAGCACGTTCGCCGACGGTGTCCGCGGCCGGGCTCTGGACCTCAGTTCCGCAGCCGGAAAGCGCCGCCCGGTGCGCATCGAGCCGCCGTTCTCCTGCAACCGGGATTTCTCCGTCTCGCTCTGGGTCAAAAGCGCTCCCGGCGCGATTCAGGGCACGCCGATCGCCGCCAACGGGACGCTCCGGGAATCCGGCTGGCAGATTCTCGCCCGGGAGAACGGCAGCTGGGCAGTCAAGCTCCGCAGCGGCGAAACCTCTTTTGAATACGCGCCTCCCCTCCGGAAAATCAACGACGGCGCGTGGCATCAGCTCGCCTTCACCATCGACACCGGGCGCGGCCTCGCGCGCTTCTACTACGACGGCCGCTGCGTCGCCATCTACAACATCGACGGTCTCGGACCGCTCGATTCCGGCAAATGGACGGTGTTCGGCGGCAGCGACGATTCGTTCGACTCGGGCGACGCCGGCATGATCGAGGCGTTCAACGGCTGCATCGACGAGCTGTACCTCTCCGACACGGTGCGGAGCGATGCCGATCTCGCCGCCGAATTCGCCGCGCTGCAGCCCGGCCGGGTCCGGCCGGTCCCGGTGCTGGAGGGCGACCGGGTCCGCTGCATGGTCTGGAATATCTGGCACGGCGGCCGCCACACCGGCAGGCACGTCGGCCCGCAGCGCATCGTCGAAATCATGAAGTCGATCGATCCGGACGTGATCGGAGTCATCGAAACCTACGGTTCCGGCGCGATCCTCGCCGACGGAATGGACTATCAGCTTTATCTGATCAGCAGCAACCTCTCGATCCTGAGCCGCTATCCGATCGCGGAGGCGATCAAAATCTTCAAGCCGTTCAACTCCGGCGCGGCGGCGATCGACTTCGGCAGCGGCCGTTCGATGGTGCTGAACGTATCGTGGCTGAACTACCTGCCCGACTTCGCCGCTCAGATCGCCGAAGGGAAAGCGACTCCGGAATCGCTCCGCGCCGGAGAAGCGGCCACCCGCGAGCCGGAGATCCGGCAGATTCTGGAAGAACTCAAGCCGTTCCGCGACAACGCCGCGCGTGTGCCGCTGGTGGTGGCGGGTGACTTCAACGTCGCCTCGCACCTCGACTGGACCGAGGAGAACCGGGACCTTCACCGCGGTTTCGCCGTCGACTGGCCGGTAAGCCGGCGCATGGAGGAGGCCGGTTTCACGGACACCTTCCGCGCGCTGAATCCGGATGTCCGCCGGAACGAGGCGCTCTCCTGGTGCGTCTGGGCCACGGTTCCGGGAGGCCGTTACCAGACCTATACGCTCCAGGCCCGGATCGACTACATCTACCTGCTCGGAGCCCGGGCGGTCGAAAGCCGTTACCTCGGCACGCACAAGGCGCTTTTCCCATCGGATCACGGGACGTTCTACACCGACTTCCTGCTGCCGGACGCGTCCAGACCCTGATCTCTCCGCAGCACACGGATTCAACCGCAACTTAACACACGTGAATGGAAAATAAAAAATGAAACCCGAAACCCTGGCCGCCGCCGAACACTTCATCGAGAACGAAACCGAATTCCACCTCGGTTTCCTGCCGACCGAACAGTCCAACCCGAAAACGCGCAGCATGGAAGCCGATTTCGCGCGTTCAACCGCCGACGGCGTCCGCACACTCCAGAAACCGGACCGCGACGTGCTCGCTATGGCCGAACGCGTTCTCGGGTCCCCCGCCTTCGCCCGGATGGCCGACGACGGCATCCGCACGGTCCGCAACGGTGGGCGCATCGTCTTCTCCGGCTGCGGCGCAACCGGGCGGCTCAGCATCCTGCTCGAATCGATGTGGCGCGAATACTTTGCTCCGGCGGGCGATCCCCTCGCCGATGCGGCCGCCGGCATCATGACCGGCGGCGACTATGCACTGGTCAAGTCGGTCGAGGCGTTCGAAGATTATCAGAACTTCGGCAGGCGGCAGGCGGCCGACCTCGGCATCGGCCCGAAGGACATGCTCGTGGCCATCACCGAAGGCGGTGAAACCAGCTCGGTCATCGGCACGGTCAAGGAGTCGGCCGAACGCGGCGCGGCGGTCTATCTGCTCTTCAACAATCCGGCCGCGCTGCTGCGCGAACGGCTCGTCCGCTGCCGCGAGGTCATCGACGACCCGCGCGTGACGGTGCTGGATCTCTCCTGCGGACCGATGGCGCTGGCCGGTTCAACCCGTATGCAGGCGACAACCAGCGAGCAGCTCGTCGGCGGCGCGCTGCTCGAAACCGTCCTCGCCGGCCTGGAAGGGCGCCCGGCTCCGGAGTTTGCGGCGGAATTCGGCCGCGTGCTCGACCACCTCGAATCGGAGGAGTCGGTCCGGCAGCTCGCCGAAGCCATCGACTTCGAAGCGGAGCTTTACCGCGGCGGCGGCAAAGTGACCTACCTTGCCGACGACTATCTGCTCGACATCTTCACCGACACGACCGAACGCTCCCCGACCTTCATGCTGCCGCCGTTCCGCCGGAACGACGACACCGCCTCCCCGATGCCGTGGGCCTTCGTCAAGAATCCGCTTCACACCACGCGCGGCACCTGGCGGAACATGCTGCACCGCGCGCCGCGCTGCCTGAACTGGACCCGGCAGGACTACATCGCCATGGAGTCGCCTCAGAAGATCGTCGACAATCCGCCGCAGATCGATGCGGAGGCGCTCTACCGCTTCGAAGTCGGCAACGAGCCCGCACCGGAGCGGTTCGCCGGCGCCGCCTCCGGCGCCATACTCGTCGAGGTGGCCGGGAGCGCGGGCAACGCCGCGCTTGAAGCGGCCGCGAAGCAGTGGAAAGTGATTCGGAAGCTCGAAATTTCCTCCGGAGCATCCGATTCCCCGCTCCACCTCATGAACCATATGGCGCTCAAGCTCGCGCTGAACACCATCTCGACCGGCACGATGGCACGGCTCGGACGGGTGGCCGGGAACTGGATGAGCTGGGTCAGCATCTCGAACAAGAAGCTGATCGACCGCGCGATCCGGCTCGTCTCCGAACTCGGCGGAGTTCCGTACCGCGAAGCGTGCCTCGCCCTCTTCGAAACCGCCGCCGAAATGGAGTCGGAGGATTGGAGCGGCCGCGAGAAGCCGTCGCCGGTTCAGCTTACCCTGGCCCGGCTCCGCCGCGGCTGAAGCACGGCGGTCAGCGGGTCACGTCGAACCGGTAGCGGACCGTCTGTTCCGGCTGCGGATTCTTCTCCCACTCCCGGATGCAGTTGCCGACCACGTAGATCGACCCCGGACGCGCCGCTTTGACCATGACCTCGCGCACACCCGGCGCTCCGGCCAGCCGGGTATTCGACGCGAGATAACGCTCTCCGACCAGCTCGACCGCCTGCCCGCTCTTCGGCTGCGGGCCGCGCTTGCCGTTGTCGAGCTTGAAGTACCAGCTGTAACCGGTAGTCGGATTCTCCTTCAGCGTGATCTTCGCATACTGGCCGACCCGGAGCGGAACTGCGTCGCCGGATTCCTGAATCGTCAGCGTAACCGACGGCGCCGGGAAATCAAGCGCCTTCTCTTCGGACGGCTGCGAAGCGCAGCCCGCGAACAAAGCGGCGCAGACGGCAGCGGCCGGAATCAGAAAATATTTCATATCGAACAGCCTCCTTCCTGTAAATTCACTCTTTCATACAATAGCACGGCTCAGCTGTTTCCGCAATCGAAACAGTTCCAGAATGCTCCGTCCAGCGTCGCTTCGAGCCGCCGCACCGGCAGTTCGCGGCAGAGGCGGCGGCCGAATTCAAAGCCCCGCAGCTTGAGCGCCCGGGCCTCTTCGGCCGGGACTCCCTGTTCCAGGATGTAATGCAGAAACACAAAGCTCTGCGAGATGCCGAGCACCTGCTGAACCGGCGACAGTGCGGCGACCGCGTCGCGCTGCGACTGCGCCAGCAGGAAAACCCGGTCCACCGGCACCGCCCGGCCGCCTTCGCAGCAAATCTCCGGCAACCGGCGGAACCAGCGCGACCAGGTCGGCAGAGGATGGGCGAAATAACCGGAACCGTGCCGGATCAGCAGCAGCGCGTCGTCGCAATGTTTCTCCCACTCCGCATCGGGCAGCCGCCGGATGCTCGTGCTCTTTCCGGCTCCGCTCGCGCCGCAGATCAGGATGCCGCGATTGCCTTTCGAGGCGACGGCGCCGTGCACCAGCGCCGCATCGTCCCCCGCCAGCAGCCACGCCAGCGGCAGGAACGAGATGCTGCGCCGGAAAAACAGAAGCTCGCGCGGCGTCTCCGGGTCGCGTTCGAGGTAAAAATGCAGTTCGGCATTCCCCGGCCGGACCACCCGGAAAAGACCGTGGAAGAGCTGCGGCCACAGCGCCGGCGACGGCACATCGCCGGGCGGCGCGCCGTCATGCAGAAACGCGCCCGCCTCCGCCGGAACCCCGCCCGCGAAGCTTTCCCAGCCGCAACACGCCGCGATCTTCGCCAGCAGCCGCGCGCTTCGCGCTCCGCAGGAGCTCCAGCCGATGGAGCGGCCGTTGCAAAAGGACAAACGGTAATCCAAACGATCTCCCTTCCCCCTCTTCTCAAACCCGCTTCTTCCGCGCGATTTTCGGCGGGACGATCCGCGCCGTCGCGACGATCAGCGGAACCAGGAGCAGAAACAGCAGTCCCGACCCGAAAAATACGTAACGGACGGTGCCGAACCATCCGGCGACGATGCCGCCGAGGTAGGCGCCCGATATCCAGCCGACCGCCTTCGCGCAGGCCGCCCAGCCGAAGTAGCTGCCGTGCTCGCGCTCCGGCGTCGCGCCGGCCAGCCACGCCTGAAAGAGCGGTTCAACGCCGCCGATCGCCAGAATCATCAGCGAACGCTCGACGAGCAGCCCGGCGACATGGTGGCTCATGCTCTGCACGATCCGCAGAACTGCCGCGATCACGATCGCCGCGACCAGCACCCGGATGAACGGCAGCCTTCCGGCCAGAAAACCGAGCAGCAGCCCCGAAACAATACCGGCCAGAGAACAGAATCCGCTGATCCAGCCGCTCCACGAAAGCGCGTCGGGGCTGTGGTCCATGATCTCCATCACGAGCTGCGGCAGAAACGGATTGTCGAACTCCCGCGCCAGCCCGAGGCAGATGAAGAGCACCATCAGATACCAGATCACGCCGAAGCGCGGAATCCGCCAGCGGATGCTGCGGACACGTTCCCGAAGCGTCTCGGTCCGCGTGAAATTCTCGCGCCCCCAGATCAGTACGAGCATGCCGGAGACGAAAAGCAGCACGCCGCTGCCAGCAAAGGTCCAGTTGAACCCGAAACGCTGCACCAGGCCGCCGCCGAGAAACTGCCCGGCCATCATTCCGCCGAACAACGCCGAAGCAATCGCGCCGAGAGCGAAGGAGCGGTGCTCCTTCGGCGTCGTGCTGATGATCAGCGTCTGAGCGGCGGAAACCGTACCGGTCAGCGCGCCGAGGAAGAGCCGGTGCACGATGATCAGGTCCGGAGATGTGATGACCGCCAGCAGCGGCATCAGGAGCGCGCCGCCGAAGTTCGCGCGGATCAGCATCATGCGTCTCCCGTAGACGTCGGCGACCATTCCCCAGATCGGGGCGAAAATGCAGAAAGTCAGATTGCCGGCCACGCTGAAGAGCGCGACATAATGGCTGAGCTCCTCGTCTCCGGTAACCCCGAGCTGGCGGAAAAAAAACGGCATGAACGTATAAGCCGAACTGAACGACGCCATCGAAATGAACTGCGAAAGCCACACCACCGCGAGGTTGCGCTGCCAGCTGCCGGAAATCTGATTCATCTCAGGATGCCTGCGTCCTCTTTCCGGCTCCGGCCGATTCGCGCAGAATCCGGCTGAGCAGAGCGAAATTCACCGGAACATTCAGCAGGAAAACCCGGTCGAGCATCTGAAGTTCATTGCGCAATTCGTCGGGGAAACTGCTGCTGATGACCACGGCGGCCAAATCGCGCCGCCCCGAAACCCGGCGCAGCTCCCCGATGAGCTCGGACAGCTCGCAGTTCTTCAGCGTCGGCGACAGGATCAAACCGTCGAAACTCTCCTGCCCGGCCTGTTCGACCAGCTCCTCCGCCGTGCTGAAACTGCAGACCTCGATGTTTCCGGCGCCCAGCAGCCGCCGCAGCAGAAGCGGCGCATCGGCGACTTCGGTGCCGTGCAGCACACGCAGCACTCTCCCCTGCCCGGGCTCCTCCGGCTCCTCCTTTGCGTGCGCGCCTCTCTTGACCGGAGCACGGCCGCTGCTGTGCACGCGGCGACTCTCGCCGCCGGTCGCCGCGCAGCTGTCGGAGAGCTCGAAGCGGAGCACGGCGCCGGCCTGCGCCGAGGATGAAACCCGCAGCACGCCGCCGAGCTTGGCGGCGAGATCCCGTGCGAACACCAGCCCGAGGATCGGCACCGAAAGGGCATCGGCCGCGACGCCGTCCGCCCCGTCGCTCTCCTCGAAACGGCGGTACTGCTCCGCCAGCGGCTCCCGCAGCGGCGCATGCTTCGAATCGCGCACTTCGAAAATGATCTTGTTCTCTTCGTGCAGGCAGGAGACCACAAGCGTCTCTCCGGCGGCAGCGGCCCGGCCGACTGCCAGAATCATGATGATCAGCAGCTGGTGCAGCAGCTCGCGGTCGAGCACGAGCCGCTCCGGCGCGCTCGCCGAAAAATGGTTGACCAGCATGACCTCGCGCTCCTGCAGCGAAATCTGGTTGAAGGCGACCAGTTCGCGCATGAATTCAGCCGTGTCGAATTCGACGACCTCGGCGCGTTCCCAGCGGTCGCGGTCCAGCTCCGCGATGTCGACCAGGCGGTCGATCTGGCGCGAGAGAGCGCCGACGCGGTGGCCGGTCTCTTCGAGCAGCCGGCCGATTTCGGCGCGATCCGGCTTCCCGCTTTCGAGTTCGAGCATCAGAATCCGGCTGAATCCCTTGATGGAGCCGAGCGGGATGCGCATTTCAGGCAGCATGCGCGCAATGATCTTGAGCTGGAGCAGACTGTACGATTCGGCGCCCCGGCGCATGTCCGCTTCGCGCGACAGACTCAGCTTGAGCTTGCTGTTCAGATTCTGCTGCCGGTCGCGGAGCAGGTTCAAAGCCGTGTACAGCGTCTGGATTTCGTCGTTCGCCTTGCGCTCCTCCGAAAGCCGGTCGGGGAACTCGCCGTTGGCCAGCTTGTCCGCAAATTCCGCCGCGATGCGCACCGGCAGCACGACCTGCCGGATCACCCGGATCAGGATCAGGACCGTGATGAAAAAGCCGAGCAGCACACCGCCCAGGCCGAGAATCGCCACCCAGTCGCCGAGATTCGTATCGACCCGGGAGCGGTAGATATTGGTCAGCTCCGGCAATCCGAGAATCACGATCGGAATCGCGCAGACTCCGCACAGAAAGCCGAGCAGAAAAATACACGTCGAAATTTTTCGGACTATCTTCATCGCGCGTCAGACTCCTTCCGCCGTCATGAGTTGCCTTTGCCGAACCGTTTCAGCAGCCGGCTGAAAAGCGCTCTGGTTTCCGTTCCCTGCTCCGGCTCCGCCGCCTGCGGGTCCGCCTCGCGGCGCAGGACCCGGATGATCTCCGCGTACTCCGGCCGCTCTTCGGGCGAATAGGAGAGCATGCGGTCAACCAGGTCCGACAGCAGGAAGGAACAGCCGCCCGGCAGATTCGCCAGCGGCGGATAGGCCTTCTTGTGCCGCCGGTCCAGCAGGTCCTCCGGCTCCCCGACCGTGCCGAACGGCGTATTGCCGGAGAGCAGCTCGTAAATCGTCGCCCCGAGGCTGAAGATATCGCCGCGGTAATCCTCCGCGCCGAAAAACAGCCGCTCCGGGCTCACATAGGCGGGGCTTGCAAAGCCGCCCCGCACCGCGCTGAACCCTTTTTCTGCCGAAACGTCGGCAAGGTCGAAATCGCCGAGCTTCGCTTCGCCCTCCTTCGTCAGCAGGATATTGCCGGGCTTCACGTCGTGATGCGCCACGCCGCGGCTCCGGGCGTAGGCCAGTCCCTCGGCAACCGTGGCCAGCTGCGCCAGAAGCAGCGGCCGTTTCGGCAGTGTGCCGGCCTTCAGATGACGCTCGAGGCTGCCGCCGTCCATATACCGCATGGCCATGAACGCCTGGTCGTTCCAGACGCCGCAGTTGTAAACCGGGATGATGCCGGGATGGCTCAGCCGCGAAACGACCTTCGCCTCCTCAAGAAAATT is part of the Victivallis lenta genome and harbors:
- a CDS encoding serine/threonine-protein kinase, with the translated sequence MPQTEGEEPIKVFCRGCKAKLDMTGLEPFSKVACPECGTVLRVPMRFERYLLESLCGQGGMSCVYRAIDPQLARRVAVKILNPSNDDIRAQVVNFLEEAKVVSRLSHPGIIPVYNCGVWNDQAFMAMRYMDGGSLERHLKAGTLPKRPLLLAQLATVAEGLAYARSRGVAHHDVKPGNILLTKEGEAKLGDFDLADVSAEKGFSAVRGGFASPAYVSPERLFFGAEDYRGDIFSLGATIYELLSGNTPFGTVGEPEDLLDRRHKKAYPPLANLPGGCSFLLSDLVDRMLSYSPEERPEYAEIIRVLRREADPQAAEPEQGTETRALFSRLLKRFGKGNS
- a CDS encoding sensor histidine kinase, whose protein sequence is MKIVRKISTCIFLLGFLCGVCAIPIVILGLPELTNIYRSRVDTNLGDWVAILGLGGVLLGFFITVLILIRVIRQVVLPVRIAAEFADKLANGEFPDRLSEERKANDEIQTLYTALNLLRDRQQNLNSKLKLSLSREADMRRGAESYSLLQLKIIARMLPEMRIPLGSIKGFSRILMLELESGKPDRAEIGRLLEETGHRVGALSRQIDRLVDIAELDRDRWERAEVVEFDTAEFMRELVAFNQISLQEREVMLVNHFSASAPERLVLDRELLHQLLIIMILAVGRAAAAGETLVVSCLHEENKIIFEVRDSKHAPLREPLAEQYRRFEESDGADGVAADALSVPILGLVFARDLAAKLGGVLRVSSSAQAGAVLRFELSDSCAATGGESRRVHSSGRAPVKRGAHAKEEPEEPGQGRVLRVLHGTEVADAPLLLRRLLGAGNIEVCSFSTAEELVEQAGQESFDGLILSPTLKNCELSELIGELRRVSGRRDLAAVVISSSFPDELRNELQMLDRVFLLNVPVNFALLSRILRESAGAGKRTQAS
- a CDS encoding MFS transporter; translated protein: MNQISGSWQRNLAVVWLSQFISMASFSSAYTFMPFFFRQLGVTGDEELSHYVALFSVAGNLTFCIFAPIWGMVADVYGRRMMLIRANFGGALLMPLLAVITSPDLIIVHRLFLGALTGTVSAAQTLIISTTPKEHRSFALGAIASALFGGMMAGQFLGGGLVQRFGFNWTFAGSGVLLFVSGMLVLIWGRENFTRTETLRERVRSIRWRIPRFGVIWYLMVLFICLGLAREFDNPFLPQLVMEIMDHSPDALSWSGWISGFCSLAGIVSGLLLGFLAGRLPFIRVLVAAIVIAAVLRIVQSMSHHVAGLLVERSLMILAIGGVEPLFQAWLAGATPEREHGSYFGWAACAKAVGWISGAYLGGIVAGWFGTVRYVFFGSGLLFLLLVPLIVATARIVPPKIARKKRV